The genomic interval TCGGCGGCCAGTTGCACATCGCCCTCGATGCGCACGCCGGGCTTGCCGCTGCTGAGCGCCTGCTGGGCCAGGGCGAAAGGCGAGGTTTCAGTGATGGTGAGCGTAAGGTCGGCGCGCATGCCGGGCGTGGCACGGTCCAGCAAGCCCGCAGGCGTGGCCACCAGGGCCATGTGGAAGCTGCGCCACTGCATCAGCACCACGCGGCCCTTTTGGCGGGCCAGGCGGGCGGTGGCTTCGGGTTCTTGCTGCAGCACGTGGTTGAGCAGCAGGACGATGCGGTTTTGCACCTCGTCCACCACCCAGGGGGGCGGCTGCAGCGTGGCGCTGGCGCGGGTGAAGAGGTTTTCGAGCAAAGAAAAAGGGGACTGTGTTGCCATAGTCCCCCATTATCCGGGATAGTTACTTGACTCCGGGACGCAAGCGCCCTTGACCAATCGCTGTTGAGGGCTTACGCAAGTCCCCTTGTGCGCCCGGCGGGCGACACAAGGGGCGCTGCGTAAGCCCTGTCGCTATTGCAGGGCTTGTACGCCCGCCACCAGCCAGCCGCTGGCACCGCTCTTAGGTTTGGTCATGTTCCAGACCTCGCGGAACGGGCTGGGGCCGGAGGACGGGTCTTCGCGGATCATGCCGGAGAACTCGACGCTGGCCATGTAGTCGTTGCCCAGATCTTCGATGCCCAGCAGC from Comamonadaceae bacterium OS-1 carries:
- the ubiJ gene encoding ubiquinone biosynthesis accessory factor UbiJ, whose protein sequence is MATQSPFSLLENLFTRASATLQPPPWVVDEVQNRIVLLLNHVLQQEPEATARLARQKGRVVLMQWRSFHMALVATPAGLLDRATPGMRADLTLTITETSPFALAQQALSSGKPGVRIEGDVQLAAEVNWLVDHVRWDLEEDLSRVVGDTTAHTVGNVVRSAVAALRGFIAKRPGADKAAA